One part of the Dermacentor silvarum isolate Dsil-2018 chromosome 6, BIME_Dsil_1.4, whole genome shotgun sequence genome encodes these proteins:
- the LOC119456314 gene encoding MKI67 FHA domain-interacting nucleolar phosphoprotein-like produces the protein MAKKKVISKKKEHGKPGQEQQKEQRRGVIYIKHIPHGFYEEEMKKYFSQFGTVTNLRLSRSGKTGGSRGYAFIEFLSEDVAKIVADTMDGYLFFNKIMKCSVVPREHVHEGLFRHFRYPFPLRKEVVRTVHNRRRTTESEKRSAHRRLATLERTRAQLRKMGVRCDFVPEVPTELLEPLDSKDTSKASVATDSGLPSFVVDSSDDSITFKTPPGTRKKRKVKPGKPATTLVDVTPSKQATSPKKSAKLLTSPGSKTRRRGPIVSTPHAVSPKAGLTKASTPKTTPVSKRKRKATPAKT, from the exons ATGGCTAAGAAAAAGGTTATTTCGAAGAAAAAAGAGCATGGAAAG CCCGGACAGGAGCAGCAGAAGGAGCAGAGACGTGGCGTCATCTACATCAAACACATCCCGCATGGGTTTTacgaagaagaaatgaagaagtATTTCTCACAGTTCGGTACGGTGACTAACCTGAGGCTTTCACGAAGTGGCAAG ACTGGTGGCAGCCGTGGCTATGCATTTATCGAGTTCCTGTCTGAAGATGTTGCCAAGATTGTTGCTGACACCATGGATGGTTATCTCTTCTTCAACAAGATAATGAAAT gcAGCGTGGTACCTAGGGAGCATGTGCACGAGGGCCTGTTCCGGCACTTCCGCTACCCGTTCCCCCTGCGCAAGGAGGTGGTGCGGACCGTCCACAACCGCCGCCGCACGACTGAATCCGAGAAGCGCAGCGCCCATCGCCGCTTGGCCACCTTGGAGCGGACCAGGGCCCAGCTGCGCAAGATGGGAGTACGCTGCGACTTTGTCCCTGAG GTTCCCACTGAGCTCTTAGAGCCACTGGATTCCAAGGACACTAGCAAAGCTAGTGTGGCCACTGACTCGGGTTTGCCGTCCTTTGTGGTCGACTCGAGCGATGACAGCATCACCTTCAAGACGCCACCCGGCACACGGAAGAAACGCAAGGTAAAACCGGGCAAGCCAGCCACGACCCTTGTGGATGTGACACCCAGCAAGCAGGCTACGTCGCCCAAGAAATCGGCCAAACTGCTCACCTCGCCAGGATCTAAAACGCGGCGTCGGGGTCCAATTGTTTCCACCCCTCATGCTGTCTCTCCCAAG GCTGGGTTGACGAAGGCTTCCACACCGAAGACGACGCCAGTCTCGAAAAGAAAACGCAAAGCCACGCCTGCCAAGACATAA